From Argopecten irradians isolate NY chromosome 2, Ai_NY, whole genome shotgun sequence, the proteins below share one genomic window:
- the LOC138315514 gene encoding uncharacterized protein isoform X1: MPRKKKHNWRLDQGSDTACRVQQRVFTTGYVGHKGNTTVYSCTVPNFQSDLTEPSTSSVVEVGTPSKYLKNKSESFCDDLPVQKEESDHIGLLGSMDMRSRLEYAPKSYQTVETTCSQKKKTRGRPSKYDLIWEKDNGVTKKHDASVVQCCLCFRNLLFESTKQNVFKRHKHFETDNVICSVCERVSNSNTLTTNTQPSKNTYEKLPHLCESHPGAIKPITKLVYVVRPPSDTDMNKIIVKKPRVYKKRNTYAEPRMDEEYGSASDSYTNTLKASNTVCMATSKTNIWTQSNLDAYQSKRNCDSDEDDEDEDHKDNDDNCIEDLQNHSSAKLFVRIGKHKRSRKHKQLQSALVSRINHDITEEDSQRHVNNLITDIKEEPIDQALDVLHSNSQLRKNGEIEVKTEIVDPGYEDVEYGACSNGQMYQTGVYVGSCSTVVCSCSTVEYPPHSLDQHANDGLAYVYLSNQDSPSISRSSLEVGQCKSSSNCVAVVPVSDPETTNSIMYIKQEADADY; encoded by the exons ATGCCACGCAAGAAAAAACATAATTGGC GTTTGGATCAAGGTTCTGATACCGCATGCAGAGTTCAACAAAGAGTATTTACTACTGGTTATGTGGGACATAAAGGGAATACAACTGTATATTCATGTACAGTACCCAACTTTCAAAGTGATCTGACTGAACCATCAACATCCAGTGTAGTCGAAGTGGGGACACCATCaaagtatttaaaaaataaatcagaaTCTTTCTGTGATGACTTGCCAGTTCAAAAAGAGGAATCTGATCATATTGGATTGTTAGGGTCCATGGATATGCGATCAAGGCTAGAATATGCACCAAAATCGTACCAAACTGTTGAAACAACCTGCAgtcagaagaaaaaaactagAGGAAGACCTTCCAAATATGATCTGATTTGGGAAAAGGATAATGGAGTAACCAAGAAGCATGATGCTAGTGTTGTGCAGTGTTGTTTATGCTTTAGAAATCTTCTCTTTGAAAGTACCAAACAGAATGTTTTTAAACGACATAAACATTTTGAAACTGACAATGTCATATGCTCAGTTTGTGAGCGTGTATCTAATTCAAATACTTTAACCACAAACACACAGCCTTCAAAAAACACATATGAAAAATTGCCACATTTGTGTGAGTCACATCCAGGAGCTATTAAACCCATCACTAAGCTTGTCTATGTAGTTCGACCACCAAGTGATACAGACATGAACAAGATTATTGTTAAAAAGCCAAGAGTATACAAGAAAAGAAACACATATGCAGAGCCAAGAATGGATGAGGAGTATGGATCAGCTTCTGATTCGTATACAAACACTTTGAAAGCAAGTAATACAGTTTGTATGGCAacttctaaaacaaatatttggacACAATCAAACTTAGATGCATATCAGTCAAAGAGAAATTGTGAttctgatgaagatgacgagGATGAGGATCACAAAGATAATGATGATAACTGTATTGAGGATTTACAAAATCATTCATCTGCAAAGCTGTTTGTCAGAATTGGAAAACATAAGAGATCAAGGAAACATAAACAATTGCAGTCTGCATTGGTATCTAGGATAAATCACGACATTACAGAAGAAGATAGCCAGAGGCATGTCAACAACCTTATTACTGACATAAAGGAAGAACCAATAGACCAAGCATTAGATGTTTTGCATTCAAATTCACAGCTTAGAAAAAATGGCGAGATTGAAGTCAAGACGGAAATTGTTGACCCAGGATATGAAGACGTTGAATATGGTGCTTGTTCAAATGGACAAATGTACCAAACTGGTGTATATGTAGGTAGTTGTTCAACCGTTGTATGTAGTTGTTCAACCGTAGAATACCCTCCTCACTCTTTGGATCAACATGCAAACGATGGACTTGCATATGTTTACCTCTCTAACCAAGACAGCCCATCTATATCTAGATCCTCTCTAGAAGTTGGCCAGTGTAAATCTTCCAGTAACTGCGTGGCTGTTGTCCCAGTATCAGACCCAGAAACAACAAACAGTATTATGTACATAAAACAAGAAGCAGACGCAGACTACTAG
- the LOC138315514 gene encoding uncharacterized protein isoform X2, which produces MNSGLDQGSDTACRVQQRVFTTGYVGHKGNTTVYSCTVPNFQSDLTEPSTSSVVEVGTPSKYLKNKSESFCDDLPVQKEESDHIGLLGSMDMRSRLEYAPKSYQTVETTCSQKKKTRGRPSKYDLIWEKDNGVTKKHDASVVQCCLCFRNLLFESTKQNVFKRHKHFETDNVICSVCERVSNSNTLTTNTQPSKNTYEKLPHLCESHPGAIKPITKLVYVVRPPSDTDMNKIIVKKPRVYKKRNTYAEPRMDEEYGSASDSYTNTLKASNTVCMATSKTNIWTQSNLDAYQSKRNCDSDEDDEDEDHKDNDDNCIEDLQNHSSAKLFVRIGKHKRSRKHKQLQSALVSRINHDITEEDSQRHVNNLITDIKEEPIDQALDVLHSNSQLRKNGEIEVKTEIVDPGYEDVEYGACSNGQMYQTGVYVGSCSTVVCSCSTVEYPPHSLDQHANDGLAYVYLSNQDSPSISRSSLEVGQCKSSSNCVAVVPVSDPETTNSIMYIKQEADADY; this is translated from the exons ATGAATTCAG GTTTGGATCAAGGTTCTGATACCGCATGCAGAGTTCAACAAAGAGTATTTACTACTGGTTATGTGGGACATAAAGGGAATACAACTGTATATTCATGTACAGTACCCAACTTTCAAAGTGATCTGACTGAACCATCAACATCCAGTGTAGTCGAAGTGGGGACACCATCaaagtatttaaaaaataaatcagaaTCTTTCTGTGATGACTTGCCAGTTCAAAAAGAGGAATCTGATCATATTGGATTGTTAGGGTCCATGGATATGCGATCAAGGCTAGAATATGCACCAAAATCGTACCAAACTGTTGAAACAACCTGCAgtcagaagaaaaaaactagAGGAAGACCTTCCAAATATGATCTGATTTGGGAAAAGGATAATGGAGTAACCAAGAAGCATGATGCTAGTGTTGTGCAGTGTTGTTTATGCTTTAGAAATCTTCTCTTTGAAAGTACCAAACAGAATGTTTTTAAACGACATAAACATTTTGAAACTGACAATGTCATATGCTCAGTTTGTGAGCGTGTATCTAATTCAAATACTTTAACCACAAACACACAGCCTTCAAAAAACACATATGAAAAATTGCCACATTTGTGTGAGTCACATCCAGGAGCTATTAAACCCATCACTAAGCTTGTCTATGTAGTTCGACCACCAAGTGATACAGACATGAACAAGATTATTGTTAAAAAGCCAAGAGTATACAAGAAAAGAAACACATATGCAGAGCCAAGAATGGATGAGGAGTATGGATCAGCTTCTGATTCGTATACAAACACTTTGAAAGCAAGTAATACAGTTTGTATGGCAacttctaaaacaaatatttggacACAATCAAACTTAGATGCATATCAGTCAAAGAGAAATTGTGAttctgatgaagatgacgagGATGAGGATCACAAAGATAATGATGATAACTGTATTGAGGATTTACAAAATCATTCATCTGCAAAGCTGTTTGTCAGAATTGGAAAACATAAGAGATCAAGGAAACATAAACAATTGCAGTCTGCATTGGTATCTAGGATAAATCACGACATTACAGAAGAAGATAGCCAGAGGCATGTCAACAACCTTATTACTGACATAAAGGAAGAACCAATAGACCAAGCATTAGATGTTTTGCATTCAAATTCACAGCTTAGAAAAAATGGCGAGATTGAAGTCAAGACGGAAATTGTTGACCCAGGATATGAAGACGTTGAATATGGTGCTTGTTCAAATGGACAAATGTACCAAACTGGTGTATATGTAGGTAGTTGTTCAACCGTTGTATGTAGTTGTTCAACCGTAGAATACCCTCCTCACTCTTTGGATCAACATGCAAACGATGGACTTGCATATGTTTACCTCTCTAACCAAGACAGCCCATCTATATCTAGATCCTCTCTAGAAGTTGGCCAGTGTAAATCTTCCAGTAACTGCGTGGCTGTTGTCCCAGTATCAGACCCAGAAACAACAAACAGTATTATGTACATAAAACAAGAAGCAGACGCAGACTACTAG